GATTTTCTCCGCATGAGTGACGCAAGATCAGATTTTGAAAAGGCTTGTGGTGATGAATTTCATTCGGATTGGAGGAGGAGTTGTGCCAGCGCCTTCAGACCGTGCGGTTGCTCTGTTGAAACCTTGTGAACGGCGCGGCGTAAGCCCGCCGGTAGCGGCTAAAACTACCGGCGGACTTACGCCGCGCCGTTCGCTCGCACCATGATTTCAACGCCTTCAGACCGAGCGGTGGAACGGCGATCTTGTATTCCCTCTTGCAAACCGCTAATTTCCTCATCTGATTTTTCAATGGAGACCGTGATGACTCACCGACCCGTGATTCTCCTGCGCGGAGTCTTTCTGTTGGCCGGCCTTGCGGTTCTGCCCGCGTGCTCAATGAGCAGGCCGGACGCCGAAAACAGTCAACCCATAACCCCCGAGCGAGTGATGCCAGCAGCCGACGATTACAAGCCCTTCCACGCCGTGGACCCCAAGAATCCCAAGGTGTTCTTCGAGATGACCATCGACGGCAAGGCGGCGGGGCGGATCGAGATGGAACTGTTCGCCGACACGTGCCCCAAGACCGCCGAGAACTTCCTGCAACTGTGCGTCGGCACCAAGAGCAAGACGGGGAAGGTGCTGGCCTTCAAAGACTCGTCGTTCCACCGCGTGATCCCGGATTTCATGTGTCAAGGGGGTGACTTCACCCGTGGGGACGGCACGGGCGGCGAGTCGATCTACGGCGGAAAGTTCGACGACGAAACCTTCAAGGGCAAGGCCGGCAAGCACTTCGGCCCCGGTACCCTTTCGATGGCGAATGCGGGACCGAACACGAACGGCTCTCAGTTCTTCCTCTGCACCGCCGCAACGCCACACCTCGACGGCAAGCACGTCGTGTTCGGACAGGTCGTGAAGGGTTACGACGTGGTCAAGAAGATTGAAGCCGTTGGTTCGCGGAGCGGGAAGACGTCGGCCAAGGTCACCATCAGCGATTGTGGGAAGGTCGAGTAGTTGCGCTGTGTACGGTGGACCTGCACGCGACGGTGAAGCCGCGACGCCCAATATGGCTCGCGGCCGCCCTCGATAATTGGTTCGCAGATAAGTCTTTTGCTGGAGCGCATTACCGGGGGGGGGATCGGACGGCGCGGCAATTCTGGAATTTGCCGCTTTTGGTTCGTTAGTAATCACCCCGAGTGTTACGCGCTCCAAGTTCGGCCGGCGCTCACCTCGGCCTCAACAAGCACCGGATCAATGCGCGGAGCGACGGCTTCGTCCACGCACTTGCGAAGCCACTCTGCCACCCGGTCCCAGTCCCCTCCCGGGCCTGCGACACGATCTTGTCGTCACAGAAGATGACCTGCTCTCGTGGAGGCGGGGCGTGGGGGAGGCCGGAGAAAAGTCCGCGGCCATCGAGGTTGACGGCCCCCGCTCTCGTTCCTAATCTTCTTTCTTCTTCGGCAGAATGGAGGTCCGAGACGATGACGTTCGCGGAGGCAGTGGCGGAGTTATGGACCAAACATCCCAAGGCGGACCTGAGCCCGTCGGTCAAACGGGGCCAGGCGTTCACCCGCGCGGCCCGGGTCGATTTCAAGAAGGACAAGGGCGGAATGTACGTCGGGCGCGACACCGACGGGACGGAAGTGCTCGTGTACTTCAACGATGACGCCAAGGTCATCGCTTGTACCGAGATCGAGCCCGACGAGTGACGATTCCGGGGCGGCGAGTTTTCGACCGTTCCTCTCGTCTCGCGCCCCCACCGCGGCGATCCCGCTCTTCGGTGGCGTCGCCGCCCTACTTCTCTTCTGTTGGCGGTGCTTCCTTATGAGCGGCCCCAGTTGCCACCGCGCTAGCTTTCGTGCGTGATCTCCCGGTTACTCGTTCACGAACGCGCCTTCGGCCGGGGCGAGGGGTTCATACCTCGGTTCGACCGGAAGCGGGGACGGTTCCGGGACGGATTCCTAGCTCAGAGAGCCGCTTCGGGCCGAACTCGGTGTTTCGGAACGTAGGGCTGACGGGGCACGTGGTGCGACCTTTCCGGGACGCTCCGTATGGCCCGGAGGAGCCTGGGTTGCGGGCCGCACGATCCGACGTCGGACAGGTACGCTGGAAATGGCGTTCGGCAAAGGATTTACGAATGAGTGGGTCCGGTGGGAGTCGAACCCACTTCCAAGGTGTTATGAGCCGAGAGACTGACCCTATCGAAAACGCCGAAATCATCAGGGATATTGAGTTTTACACTATTTGCTTAGGTTTGCAAGTCACGACACCCACTGCGTGAAAACGCATGGAATTGGAGTACTCCGACAGGTTATGGCGTAGTTGTGGCGTAGAGCCTCAGTCGTCCTCGGCCCTGCGCCACGCACGTTACCGTCCGGCCGTTGCAGCCGGTTGCAGTGAACCGTTTCGGAGCCAGACACGGTCAGCCCTAAGATGAGATTGGTGACAGCTCGGGCCGGCAAACAATACCGTTGTTGCTGAGCGATTCTCCCTGGGGCTTGGCGCTGACCATTTGCTCGCGGAGGCCAACGAGGTGAGCCGCCATCACCTCATCCATTGACACTTCTCGCTTGTCCACCCACGCCATCGTTGCGGCCAGTCGAAATCGGAGTCCGCGGTCTCCAGCAGGTACAAGCCGGGCGACTGCTGCTTGAGTGCCAGCAGCGCGGCATACGGAATACTCGTGACCGGGTTACGTAAGGTGTCGAGCAGCATCGTGCTCCTCTGGGCGTTAAGAGACGTCTGCGGTCGCTTCCCGAATGGACACCTATCCGATCACCGGGTTCGGCTCAGGTGACTGAAACGTTGTCATCGAGCCCGAGTTCCTTGAGCCCGGTGCGGGTGTCGTCGGCCTTCGACTGCGCTTGCTCGCGGTCCACGGTGGCCTCGAACGATACCTCGAGTTTCAGCTCCGAAGAGCCAGCGAAGCGGGTGAGCACCTTGGTGTAGAAGTTCATCCACTTCTGAGTCGGGACGGGTCCGCGCCAACGGATTTTTAGCTTGGCGGGAAGTTCCTCGACCGTTTCTTCCCCGTTACTCGTCTCGGGTTTCTGTTGGGGAGCCTCCACGCGAACTTCAACGCTTGCCTGTTGCCCGTTTGCCTCCGCGCGGACGGCGTGCAGCCCACTCACGGCCCCGGCTGTAAAGACACCTTCGGAAGTGATCGAGCCGCCCGTCGCCGACCACATGACAAGCGCAAGCGGGTGCGGCTGACCGTACTGGTCTTGGGCGGAACAGGTGAATGCCACTTGCTCGCCCGCCTTGATCCGAGAGTGTTCCGGCCGAACACTCAGGCTCGCCAACTGTGGCGGCTCTTTCAGCTTCACCGCGTCTGTAGCTTTTAAGATGAACACGTCGTCCGAAATTTCGACTTCCGCTTCCAGCATGCTCTCTTGGAAGCGTTGGAGTTTCAGCCGGCCGTCGGCATTCTTCGTCGCGTACCCGAGGTCGCCTCTCGTCACCCCGTCCGCGATGGTCCGCTTGATTGCATCGGGGTTGAGCAGCCGAGGCAACTGCGGGGACGAGTAGAATGCGTCTCTGGCGCCCTTCGTCGGCCACTCGGTGAGCGACGAAGGCCAGAACTTGACCAGACGGGCCGGCCCGACCGTGGCCGTGATCTCGTCATTCTTTTCCAGTTCCCAGAGGATCAGTTCGGTGATGCTCCCGGCCGAACTGGACGTGATCTGCCCGAGGTCGAGGCCCCGTAGCGCGTTGTCTTTGCCCAACAGGAAGACGTGCCGGTAAGCGCGGAATAGAGTCTCGTCTGCCGCCCGCCTAGCGTTGTCCAAGTTCCGCTGAAGCAGCTTCCGCTGCGCGTCGTCCAACCGCTTCTTGGTGTCCTCGTCATCGTCGATGTCCTCCCACGCGAGCGCGTCCCGAACCGTCGTGCGGACGTTATCGGCCGTGTCCGGTGCAGCGAATAGGAGCGCCGATTTGAAGGTCCGCCCACTCGATCCGCAGTCCCGAACAATTGCCTCCATCAGGTCCATTGTTTTCTTGTCGCTCGCGTTTGTTTCGAGGCCCATTACGACTAACGTCAGCGCCGCCCGGTTGGGCACGTCGTTGGTCCGCGCCGGCCAGTACTTCCGGTCCACATACTTCGATGATTCCCCGGTCTGCTTGTCGAACAGCTTCTGCGTCTGCTGTCGGACGCGCTCGTCCACGCTCTTCGGCTGCACCGCGCCGCGGCGGCTCACGAGGATTTGGTTCAGGTTCGGGGTCAGCCCGAACCGGAACCGGTTCTTGTCCGAGTTCAGGTAGTAGCAGGTGGCGGTCAGCCCTTCGAGCACGCCCTCCAAGTCGGCCAAGTTCGCGTCCGGGCCGAACGCGGCGGTTCGGATCTCCGGTACCGACGCGTCCGCCTTCCCCTGGCTCATCCCGCCGTTGGACTCGAAGAAGATGGTCGTCGCCACCTTCCGGTGCAACTGAGCCTTCTTCACTCCGTCGTCGGCCTCCTTGTCCAGTCGCAGGGCGTGCGCGTCGCTCTTGCCGATGATGTCGGTCGCCACCGGTACCTCGAGCGCGTCGCTGCCGAGCTGCTCGAACAGCGCCGCCCGGAAGACCGGGTTATTGAGCGGCGCCAGGCCCAGCGTGATGAGCGGTTCGCGGGTCGCCTTGCGGTGCTCGTCCTGGTGGTTGTGCGCCACCCACAGCGCCAGCAGGCGCAGTACGCCGCGGGTACGCTGGAACCGCGGTAGGCTGGCCCACTTGCGCTCGAACACCGACAGCACCGACGGGTGGAACGGGTACGCGGCGAGGAACCGGCTCTGGACCGTTTCCGGGTCGATACCAGCCAGCTCTTGCGCGTGCTCGATCGCCCACTCGGTGTACGCCGCGGCCGTCTTTCGCGCCTCGTCCTGCGAGCCCGAGGACTCGAACAGCCGGCGGCGAATGATCTCGCCGATCTCGGTGTCGGCCGACATCATGATCGCCTTGCCCAGGCGGTCGAGCATCTTCTTGAACCGCGCCTCGTCGGCCGCGTCCGCGGGCGTGTACTCCAGGTCCGACGCGGGGATCGACACCACCACCGCCACGTTCTTCTCGCCCCGCGCCGTCTCCGCCAGGCAGTCGAGGAAGTTGTACAGCCGGTCGCCGTACCCCTTCGCCCGGTACGTGCTCGCGTAGCTGATGATCTCGTCCATCAGGATGAGGGCCGGCCGGTCCTTTGGGAGCATGGCTCGGATCGCGTCCCCCTTCGGCTCGATAAACTCCTTCTCGTGCTTCTCGACCACCGCGAACGACTTCGCGCCGCCGAGCTGCCACGCGATCTCGCCCCACGGGGTGAACCGCCGCGGTTCTCCTTCGCCACCGCGGCCGTTGAGCGAGTCGAACTCTTTGCCCATAAACACCGCGACTGCAGCTTCGGGTACGCTCTTGATGTTGGCGGTTGCGGTGATGCTATCTACGCCCTTCCACTTGTTCGCCTTCGCCCCATTCTTGGCGAGGTGATACAGTGCGGTGAGGGAGTGGGATTTGCCGCCACCGAACTGCGTGGACATGTTGAACACGGCCGACGTCTCGACCTGGAGGCCCGACAGTCGGCGGGCTACTTGTGACGCCAGATCGAGAAGGCTGCCCGTCACGTAGGTACGGTCGAAGAACCGTTGCGGGTCCGTGTAATCCTTGCCCGCCCGGCCGTCGCGGATCTGGTCGAGGTGGACGGCGAACTC
The Gemmata palustris DNA segment above includes these coding regions:
- a CDS encoding peptidylprolyl isomerase — translated: MPAADDYKPFHAVDPKNPKVFFEMTIDGKAAGRIEMELFADTCPKTAENFLQLCVGTKSKTGKVLAFKDSSFHRVIPDFMCQGGDFTRGDGTGGESIYGGKFDDETFKGKAGKHFGPGTLSMANAGPNTNGSQFFLCTAATPHLDGKHVVFGQVVKGYDVVKKIEAVGSRSGKTSAKVTISDCGKVE
- a CDS encoding ATP-binding protein encodes the protein MAKLKPWYDVVELREDLRENRPLDASEFAVHLDQIRDGRAGKDYTDPQRFFDRTYVTGSLLDLASQVARRLSGLQVETSAVFNMSTQFGGGKSHSLTALYHLAKNGAKANKWKGVDSITATANIKSVPEAAVAVFMGKEFDSLNGRGGEGEPRRFTPWGEIAWQLGGAKSFAVVEKHEKEFIEPKGDAIRAMLPKDRPALILMDEIISYASTYRAKGYGDRLYNFLDCLAETARGEKNVAVVVSIPASDLEYTPADAADEARFKKMLDRLGKAIMMSADTEIGEIIRRRLFESSGSQDEARKTAAAYTEWAIEHAQELAGIDPETVQSRFLAAYPFHPSVLSVFERKWASLPRFQRTRGVLRLLALWVAHNHQDEHRKATREPLITLGLAPLNNPVFRAALFEQLGSDALEVPVATDIIGKSDAHALRLDKEADDGVKKAQLHRKVATTIFFESNGGMSQGKADASVPEIRTAAFGPDANLADLEGVLEGLTATCYYLNSDKNRFRFGLTPNLNQILVSRRGAVQPKSVDERVRQQTQKLFDKQTGESSKYVDRKYWPARTNDVPNRAALTLVVMGLETNASDKKTMDLMEAIVRDCGSSGRTFKSALLFAAPDTADNVRTTVRDALAWEDIDDDEDTKKRLDDAQRKLLQRNLDNARRAADETLFRAYRHVFLLGKDNALRGLDLGQITSSSAGSITELILWELEKNDEITATVGPARLVKFWPSSLTEWPTKGARDAFYSSPQLPRLLNPDAIKRTIADGVTRGDLGYATKNADGRLKLQRFQESMLEAEVEISDDVFILKATDAVKLKEPPQLASLSVRPEHSRIKAGEQVAFTCSAQDQYGQPHPLALVMWSATGGSITSEGVFTAGAVSGLHAVRAEANGQQASVEVRVEAPQQKPETSNGEETVEELPAKLKIRWRGPVPTQKWMNFYTKVLTRFAGSSELKLEVSFEATVDREQAQSKADDTRTGLKELGLDDNVSVT